The following proteins are co-located in the Diorhabda carinulata isolate Delta chromosome 4, icDioCari1.1, whole genome shotgun sequence genome:
- the LOC130892999 gene encoding uncharacterized protein LOC130892999, whose translation MYVKIETERLTFIRLNQTKLRSEEYIHLRDAINTDGNAQNVGRMTILPATYIGSPRHMHEYAQDAMSYVRHYGTADLFITFTCNPQWIEIKQELFSGQSPIDRHDITARVFRQKLKSLMDFIVKHNVFGETRCWMYSVEWQKRGLPHAHILIWLVEKIRPNEVDAVISAEIKHMIHGPCGTLNQNSPCMMDGKCSKRYPRTLISETITGNDGYPLYRRRSTADNGKSTIVKLNQQDIEIDNRWIVPYSPILSKTFKAHINVESCHSVKSIKYICKYVTKGSDMAVIGIGAENSNDEVTLYQMGRYVSSNEAVWRIFSFPIHERHPSVVHLAVHLENGQRLYFTTQNAVQRAAQPPSTTLTSFFETCQNDDFAQTLLYSEMPKYYTWNQSSRRFIRRKQGKPVPGYTDIFGYR comes from the coding sequence atgtatgttaaaattgaaacggAGAGATTAACATTCATCAGGTTGAATCAAACCAAACTCCGATCTGAAGAGTATATTCACCTTCGAGATGCGATTAATACTGATGGAAATGCACAGAATGTCGGTCGGATGACTATTCTTCCAGCAACATACATCGGAAGCCCTCGGCATATGCACGAATATGCTCAAGATGCCATGTCGTATGTTCGTCATTATGGTACAGCAGATTTGTTCATCACATTTACATGCAATCCGCAATGGATAGAAATCAAGCAGGAGTTATTCTCTGGGCAATCACCCATTGATCGTCATGATATTACAGCCAGAGTCTTTAGACAaaagttgaaatcattaatGGATTTCATCGTAAAACATAATGTGTTTGGTGAGACACGCTGCTGGATGTATTCTGTGGAGTGGCAGAAACGAGGATTGCCACATGCACACATTTTGATTTGGTTGGTTGAAAAGATAAGGCCAAATGAAGTTGATGCAGTGATATCAGCTGAAATCAAACACATGATACATGGTCCCTGTGGAACTCTTAATCAAAATTCACCGTGTATGATGGATGGTAAATGTTCAAAACGATATCCACGGACATTAATATCGGAAACAATTACTGGTAATGACGGTTATCCATTGTATCGTCGCAGGTCGACAGCAGACAATGGAAAAtcaacaattgtcaaattaaatcaacaagatattgaaatagataatcGTTGGATTGTTCCATATTCACCCATTTTATCAAAGACATTCAAAGCACACATCAACGTTGAATCTTGCCATTcagtgaaatcaattaaatacatttgcAAATATGTAACCAAAGGGAGTGATATGGCTGTGATTGGAATTGGTGCAGAGAATTCCAATGATGAAGTTACCCTATACCAAATGGGCCGCTATGTCAGTAGTAATGAAGCAGTTtggcgaatattttcttttcctattcatGAGAGACACCCTTCTGTTGTTCACTTAGCTgtgcatttagaaaatggacaaaGATTGTATTTTACAACACAGAACGCAGTACAAAGAGCTGCTCAGCCACCATCTACTACATTAACCAGTTTTTTTGAGACATGCCAAAACGATGATTTCGCACAAACATTGCTATATTCtgaaatgccaaaatattataCCTGGAATCAATCCTCAAGGAGATTTATACGAcggaaacaaggaaaaccaGTTCCAGGATATACAGAT